The proteins below are encoded in one region of Aeromonas jandaei:
- a CDS encoding GNAT family N-acetyltransferase yields MQMFPAPLVIRAPLPSDATAMAHLFTQLGYAAEADELLPRLLGLDVATRVLLAEQAERVVGVLVWHWLQPLHVAPAWGLISALVVDDGARGGGIGAALLCEAERQARGAGCSQLELSSSIKREAAHRFYLAQAYQERPKRFVKLL; encoded by the coding sequence ATGCAAATGTTCCCTGCTCCACTCGTTATCCGCGCTCCTTTACCATCGGATGCCACTGCCATGGCCCACCTCTTTACCCAACTAGGGTATGCTGCAGAGGCTGATGAGCTGCTGCCACGTCTGTTGGGGCTGGATGTGGCCACCCGCGTCTTGCTGGCCGAACAGGCTGAGAGGGTGGTTGGCGTGCTGGTATGGCACTGGCTGCAACCACTGCATGTTGCACCTGCATGGGGCCTGATCTCGGCGCTGGTCGTCGATGATGGTGCAAGGGGAGGTGGTATTGGTGCTGCGTTATTGTGCGAGGCCGAGCGTCAGGCTCGCGGAGCCGGATGCAGTCAGCTGGAGCTTTCCAGCAGCATCAAACGCGAAGCTGCCCACCGCTTCTATCTGGCACAGGCATATCAGGAGCGGCCAAAACGATTCGTCAAACTGTTGTAA
- a CDS encoding alanine/glycine:cation symporter family protein — protein MNEIVNAINGVIWSPALIYLCLGVGLYFSVRSRFLQLRHMAEMVRLMFDGKSTDAGVSSFQALAMTLAGRVGTGNIAGVATAITFGGPGAMFWMWMVAFLGSSSAFVESTLGQVYKEKINGEYRGGPAFYIEKGLGMKWYAWTFAIATIFACGVLLPGVQANSIGASLQTAFDIDPNVTAAGLALLLGFIIFGGVKRIANFASTVVPFMALGYIIVACVIIALNIHALPGVIMLIWKSAFGFDAGFGAILGLAIMWGVKRGVYSNEAGQGTGPHASSAAAVSHPAKQGLVQAFSVYIDTLFVCSATGFMLLITGLYNVQGPDGAALYTGISGVAAGPGYVQTAMESMMPGFGSMFVAIALFFFAFTTIVAYYYIAETNIAYINRKVNRPWLTFVLKLTLMASTVYGTVKTAELAWGMGDIGVGLMAWLNIIAILLLQKTAFACLRDYEAQQAKGLDPVFHPEKLGIKNADYWAGHRSEDNLEQEKSGHPFEPDLDRKIS, from the coding sequence ATGAATGAGATCGTCAATGCCATCAACGGTGTGATCTGGAGCCCTGCGCTCATCTATCTGTGCCTGGGGGTAGGCCTCTACTTCTCAGTACGCAGCCGCTTTTTGCAACTGCGCCATATGGCCGAAATGGTCCGGCTGATGTTTGATGGCAAGAGCACGGATGCGGGGGTCTCCTCCTTCCAGGCGCTGGCCATGACCCTCGCCGGTCGCGTCGGCACCGGCAACATTGCCGGTGTTGCCACCGCCATTACCTTCGGTGGCCCGGGTGCCATGTTCTGGATGTGGATGGTCGCCTTCCTCGGCTCCAGCTCCGCCTTCGTGGAGTCCACCCTGGGTCAGGTCTACAAGGAGAAGATCAACGGCGAATACCGCGGCGGGCCGGCCTTCTACATCGAGAAAGGGCTTGGCATGAAGTGGTATGCCTGGACCTTTGCCATCGCCACCATCTTCGCCTGCGGTGTACTGCTGCCGGGCGTGCAAGCCAACTCCATCGGCGCCAGTCTGCAGACTGCGTTTGATATCGATCCGAACGTGACTGCGGCCGGTCTGGCACTGCTGCTCGGCTTCATCATCTTCGGTGGCGTCAAGCGCATCGCCAACTTTGCCAGTACCGTGGTGCCCTTTATGGCGCTCGGCTACATCATCGTGGCCTGCGTCATCATCGCCCTCAACATTCATGCCCTGCCCGGCGTGATCATGCTGATCTGGAAAAGCGCCTTCGGTTTTGATGCCGGCTTTGGCGCCATTCTGGGTCTGGCCATCATGTGGGGGGTCAAGCGCGGGGTCTACTCCAACGAAGCGGGTCAGGGTACCGGGCCGCACGCCTCTTCTGCTGCCGCAGTGAGCCACCCGGCCAAACAGGGTCTGGTGCAGGCGTTCTCCGTCTACATCGACACCCTGTTCGTCTGCTCCGCCACCGGCTTTATGCTGCTCATCACCGGCCTCTACAACGTGCAGGGACCGGATGGCGCAGCCCTCTACACCGGCATCTCCGGCGTGGCAGCGGGCCCGGGTTATGTGCAGACCGCCATGGAGAGCATGATGCCGGGCTTTGGCAGCATGTTCGTAGCCATCGCGCTGTTCTTCTTCGCGTTCACCACCATCGTCGCCTACTACTACATCGCCGAGACCAACATCGCCTACATCAACCGCAAGGTGAACCGTCCCTGGCTGACTTTTGTGCTCAAACTGACCCTGATGGCCTCTACCGTCTACGGTACAGTCAAGACAGCCGAGCTCGCTTGGGGAATGGGTGATATCGGGGTAGGTCTGATGGCCTGGCTCAACATCATCGCCATCCTGCTGCTGCAAAAGACCGCCTTTGCCTGTCTGCGCGACTATGAGGCACAGCAGGCCAAAGGGCTGGATCCGGTGTTCCACCCGGAGAAACTCGGTATCAAGAACGCCGACTACTGGGCTGGCCATCGCTCCGAAGACAACCTGGAGCAGGAGAAATCAGGTCACCCCTTCGAGCCGGATCTGGATCGCAAGATCTCCTGA
- a CDS encoding hydroxymethylglutaryl-CoA lyase, with protein MPDDKVSLVEMGPRDGLQNEAATLSLVQRLELIARLADSGLLRIEVGAFVSAKKVPQMADSSALFQALPRKRPTRYGALVPNLQGLQAAIAARADEIGLFTACSDGFTRANIGISVEESLVRFAPLVQEARRLGIKVRGYLSTVIACPFDGPTRPKRVAAMAEQLLDLGCHEISLGDTIGVGTPGTVAPMLDAVLHEIPAGRLAVHFHDTYGQGLANLLPALERGIRTIDCSVAGLGGCPYAPGASGNVASEEVVYLLHGLGMTTGVDLDKLAATGQWVSEQLGRPNGSRVGQALHANAERLRARLCQPHAQQQES; from the coding sequence ATGCCGGATGACAAGGTCAGTCTGGTGGAGATGGGGCCGCGGGATGGCCTGCAAAATGAAGCTGCGACCCTCTCGCTGGTGCAGCGGCTAGAGCTCATCGCCCGACTGGCAGACAGCGGTCTGCTGCGCATCGAGGTCGGCGCCTTTGTCTCTGCGAAAAAGGTGCCGCAAATGGCAGACTCCTCCGCACTTTTTCAGGCACTGCCACGCAAGAGGCCGACCCGTTACGGCGCTCTGGTACCCAATCTGCAAGGCTTGCAGGCTGCCATTGCCGCCCGCGCCGACGAGATTGGCCTCTTTACCGCCTGCTCCGACGGTTTTACCCGCGCCAATATCGGCATCAGCGTGGAGGAGTCGCTGGTGCGCTTCGCCCCGCTGGTGCAGGAAGCACGCCGCCTCGGCATCAAGGTGCGCGGCTATCTATCCACCGTCATCGCCTGCCCGTTCGATGGCCCGACCCGCCCGAAACGGGTCGCCGCCATGGCCGAGCAGTTGCTGGATCTCGGCTGCCACGAAATTTCGCTGGGGGACACCATCGGCGTCGGCACCCCGGGCACGGTGGCGCCCATGCTGGATGCGGTGCTGCACGAGATCCCGGCGGGGCGGCTCGCGGTCCATTTTCACGACACCTACGGTCAGGGCTTGGCCAACCTGCTGCCCGCGCTGGAGCGGGGTATTCGCACCATCGACTGCTCGGTAGCAGGCCTTGGCGGCTGTCCCTATGCCCCGGGCGCCTCCGGTAATGTGGCATCTGAAGAGGTGGTCTACCTGCTGCACGGCCTAGGCATGACGACCGGGGTGGATCTCGACAAACTGGCGGCAACCGGCCAGTGGGTCAGCGAGCAGCTCGGCCGCCCCAACGGCTCACGGGTCGGTCAGGCCCTGCACGCCAATGCCGAACGGCTGCGCGCCCGCCTCTGCCAGCCACACGCCCAGCAACAGGAGTCATGA
- a CDS encoding MerR family transcriptional regulator: protein MSRSLPGKEITYSISELAHEFDVTPRTIRYYEDEGLLTPQREGQTRIYSHKDKIRLKLTLRGKRLGFSLAEIRELFDMYDTDKSSKNQLNSMIRLIENKRSALYQQLEDIQMVMAELEAAEQRCVNSLNNLKSAAD, encoded by the coding sequence ATGTCTCGTTCCCTGCCCGGCAAGGAGATCACCTACAGCATTTCGGAATTGGCCCACGAGTTCGATGTCACACCGCGCACTATCCGCTACTACGAGGACGAGGGGCTGCTCACCCCGCAGCGGGAGGGGCAGACCCGCATCTACAGCCACAAGGACAAGATCCGGCTCAAGCTGACCCTGCGCGGCAAGCGGCTGGGGTTTAGCCTGGCCGAGATCCGCGAGCTGTTCGATATGTACGACACCGACAAATCGAGCAAAAACCAGCTCAACTCCATGATCAGACTGATCGAAAACAAGCGCAGTGCCCTGTACCAGCAACTGGAGGATATCCAGATGGTGATGGCCGAGCTGGAGGCTGCCGAACAGCGCTGTGTTAATTCCCTTAACAACTTGAAAAGCGCAGCAGATTAA
- a CDS encoding acetate uptake transporter yields MSEKLANPAPLGLMGFGMTTILLNIHNAGFFPISAMILAMGLCYGGIAQIIAGIMEYKRGNTFGVTAFTSYGLFWLSLVVLLVMPTMGLAEATPHAYMGWYLLMWGMFTLFMLIGTVNYPRVKQFVFASLTVLFFLLAARDFTGSTLIGTIAGFEGIICGASAIYLAMATVLNEQYGRTILPIGDHKKAAAVQLKAAA; encoded by the coding sequence GTGAGCGAAAAATTGGCCAACCCTGCCCCCCTGGGTCTGATGGGTTTCGGTATGACCACCATTCTGCTGAACATCCATAACGCAGGTTTCTTCCCCATCAGTGCCATGATCCTGGCCATGGGCCTGTGCTATGGCGGCATTGCCCAGATCATCGCTGGCATCATGGAGTACAAGCGCGGCAACACCTTCGGTGTGACTGCCTTCACCTCCTATGGCCTGTTCTGGCTGAGCCTGGTTGTCCTGCTCGTCATGCCGACCATGGGTCTGGCCGAAGCGACTCCGCACGCCTACATGGGCTGGTACCTGCTGATGTGGGGTATGTTCACCCTGTTCATGCTGATCGGTACCGTCAACTACCCGCGCGTGAAGCAGTTCGTGTTCGCTTCCCTGACCGTGCTGTTCTTCCTGCTGGCCGCCCGTGACTTCACCGGCAGCACCCTGATCGGCACCATCGCCGGTTTCGAAGGCATCATCTGTGGCGCCAGCGCCATCTATCTGGCCATGGCTACCGTACTGAACGAACAGTATGGCCGCACCATCCTGCCGATCGGCGATCACAAGAAAGCCGCTGCAGTCCAGCTGAAAGCCGCCGCCTGA
- a CDS encoding zinc-dependent peptidase, with product MLGLFNWFRGRGTVKMSEEEEDQWLRALAVVPILQGLTESEQQTLISLGRQLLKRKTLTQLGVTLSERQQAILALQAALPILHLGVDWYRGFHEIIIIPEPVTRRQEVQDEFGLVREVEEENAGESWPQGPLVLAWSELQLDGDWDGFNLVIHELAHKIDMLGGEADGAPPLPGHMSRQEWQQVFQGAFDALCQQLEQGEAPAIDPYAAEHPAEFFAVCCEHFFTDPLRLRSVYPEVYRQLTLLFGQDPARRFPPTRLLAGDGEGMLL from the coding sequence GTGCTGGGATTGTTCAACTGGTTTCGTGGCCGTGGCACGGTGAAAATGAGCGAAGAAGAGGAAGATCAGTGGCTACGGGCGCTTGCTGTTGTGCCGATCTTGCAGGGGCTTACCGAGAGTGAGCAACAAACGCTGATAAGCCTGGGCCGTCAGCTGCTCAAGCGCAAAACCCTGACCCAGCTTGGGGTTACCTTAAGCGAGCGCCAGCAAGCTATTCTGGCACTGCAGGCGGCTCTGCCTATCCTGCATCTTGGCGTTGACTGGTATCGCGGTTTTCACGAGATCATCATCATTCCCGAGCCCGTGACCCGGCGCCAGGAGGTGCAGGATGAGTTTGGGCTGGTGAGGGAGGTGGAAGAGGAGAATGCCGGTGAGTCCTGGCCCCAGGGGCCGCTGGTACTGGCCTGGAGCGAGCTGCAGCTGGATGGTGACTGGGATGGCTTCAATCTGGTGATCCACGAGCTTGCCCACAAGATAGACATGCTGGGTGGCGAGGCGGATGGTGCACCGCCACTGCCGGGACATATGAGCCGGCAGGAGTGGCAGCAGGTATTCCAGGGGGCTTTTGATGCGCTCTGCCAGCAACTCGAGCAGGGCGAGGCTCCTGCAATCGACCCCTATGCGGCCGAGCATCCGGCCGAGTTCTTCGCGGTCTGCTGCGAGCACTTCTTTACCGACCCGTTGCGCCTGCGCAGTGTCTATCCCGAGGTTTACCGCCAACTGACACTGCTGTTTGGTCAGGATCCGGCGCGCCGTTTTCCGCCGACCCGCCTGCTGGCTGGGGATGGCGAGGGCATGCTGTTGTAA
- a CDS encoding substrate-binding periplasmic protein, with product MKYWCWFLLLFSLSGWSHPLIKVGGYPYAPFVVKVSDDHYEGLTLDLIAKLNEIQQEVRFVFVPTSAANRYKALDLGRFSLMLFEDSKWGWQTDKFKMTSPFLGGGEVYVALKAPGRDQRFFEDPSLHHLIGVTGYHYGIGQFNADPVYLHNHLDITLFKDNVSALQALLKGRGDIAILNISYLNQYLLSNPEVKAQLLVSQKWDQRYQHRAIFDPESSITPAQLELWLAKLRQTGDLDRLWTKYGVSEYATP from the coding sequence ATGAAATATTGGTGCTGGTTTTTACTTCTGTTCAGTCTGTCCGGTTGGAGCCATCCCCTTATCAAGGTCGGCGGTTATCCTTATGCCCCGTTCGTGGTCAAAGTGTCGGATGACCACTATGAAGGACTGACGCTGGACCTCATCGCCAAGCTCAACGAGATCCAGCAAGAGGTAAGATTCGTGTTTGTTCCCACCTCGGCTGCCAATCGTTACAAGGCGCTCGATCTGGGCCGTTTCTCGCTGATGCTGTTTGAAGACAGCAAGTGGGGCTGGCAAACCGACAAGTTCAAGATGACCTCCCCATTTCTTGGCGGCGGTGAAGTGTATGTTGCCCTCAAGGCCCCCGGGCGAGACCAGCGTTTTTTCGAGGATCCTTCCCTCCACCACCTTATTGGTGTAACCGGTTATCACTACGGCATCGGCCAGTTCAATGCAGATCCGGTCTATTTGCACAACCATCTCGACATCACGCTGTTCAAAGACAATGTCAGTGCCCTGCAAGCCCTGCTCAAGGGACGCGGTGATATCGCCATCCTCAATATCTCCTATTTGAACCAGTATCTGCTCAGCAACCCCGAGGTAAAGGCGCAGCTGCTTGTGTCGCAAAAGTGGGACCAGCGCTACCAGCACCGCGCTATCTTTGATCCCGAGTCCAGCATTACCCCTGCCCAGCTGGAACTGTGGCTGGCCAAGCTGCGCCAAACAGGTGATCTGGATCGACTTTGGACAAAGTACGGCGTATCAGAGTACGCAACCCCATGA
- a CDS encoding crotonase/enoyl-CoA hydratase family protein, whose translation MEKPRVKCEVHDGIAEVVLSRGEKLNALDRAMFSAIDETLKQLAQLKGLRAVILHGEGRAFCAGLDVKSMLRQPVAALDILKREADEATNLAQRVAYGWHQLPVPVIAVTQGVCFGGGLQIALGADFRFSTPDCRFSVMEIKWGIIPDMSGSVTMRNLMGLDTAMELAMSGRELDAVEAKSLGMVSRVCADPLVEAREFARTLITKSPDALAGIKQLYSQAWARSDEAMLKEETRLQKQILGRPNQWRATFNSLFCWRLPFGPRRNAL comes from the coding sequence ATGGAAAAACCAAGGGTCAAGTGCGAGGTCCACGACGGCATCGCTGAAGTGGTGCTGTCGCGGGGAGAGAAGCTCAATGCGCTGGACAGGGCCATGTTCAGCGCTATCGATGAGACGCTGAAGCAACTTGCACAACTGAAGGGATTGCGAGCGGTGATCCTGCATGGCGAAGGGCGTGCCTTCTGCGCTGGACTGGATGTGAAATCGATGCTGCGCCAGCCGGTTGCCGCCCTCGATATTCTCAAGCGCGAGGCGGACGAGGCGACCAATCTGGCCCAGCGGGTCGCCTATGGTTGGCACCAGCTGCCGGTGCCGGTGATTGCGGTCACTCAGGGAGTCTGTTTTGGCGGTGGCTTGCAGATCGCCCTTGGCGCCGATTTTCGGTTCAGCACCCCCGATTGCCGTTTCTCGGTGATGGAGATCAAGTGGGGCATCATCCCCGACATGAGCGGCAGCGTCACCATGCGCAACCTGATGGGGTTGGATACCGCCATGGAGCTGGCCATGAGCGGGCGCGAGCTGGATGCGGTCGAGGCGAAATCTCTCGGGATGGTGAGCCGGGTCTGCGCTGATCCGCTGGTGGAGGCGCGGGAGTTTGCCCGCACTCTCATCACCAAGTCCCCGGATGCGCTGGCTGGGATCAAGCAGCTCTACAGTCAGGCCTGGGCCCGCAGTGACGAGGCGATGCTCAAAGAAGAGACCCGGTTGCAAAAGCAGATCCTGGGGCGCCCCAATCAGTGGCGCGCCACCTTCAACAGCCTGTTTTGCTGGCGGCTGCCCTTCGGGCCACGGCGCAACGCACTCTGA
- a CDS encoding DUF748 domain-containing protein, protein METTMPASPRARRLRYLVYALLLLLILVSLLLWQTPRLIQRYLPGWLADRYGIHLTLGEIDVSLRHPALAIGPSALLDDKLQPLVSFDHLQVIPELKASWQQKRVVLSDVALTRPVVLVRRLSDKKGDVRLNLTDALATLFAPTPATEPEPETAPVIVDIARIALTDGQLAYLDKRKESEPGWVPSLKLDKLALQLEGLSTSAGHLTAYQLAATLNGKSPLSAQGKLDITSGMGQGKASIKQLDIKPFAPLWAPYLKLALTRGNAGAEVEYQLKNGKKGIEWQLSKGKLALDNWQMKHDKGEEFARFSQLALAELAVDGSKQSLHIGKITLQQPHLKATLNERQELDLAELLIDQPPAKPSKEKKEKPAPASKPWQWQINQIAISKGDITLTEASSGKPLARQLSDLQLALGPLGSKSEQQSKVALSTRFNQKSPLAFDGQLTLAPFTLAGEITQQALPLVLAQPYLNDLVRIKVKEGELSSKTKLALATTEQGELGKLTLQGGLDVHTLKVVDRADNQRLLEINDLKLTGLDYDGISQKMKIKDVALTKPFARIEINENGVTNIQQLLLTAPASAKGKTAPHQSKSNKAAPAFQFTIDELRTEQGNLRFADRSLSQDFVADIASLGGQSRHISNIPGQRSELSFNGKVDRYAPVTIRGGTNLLVADPVLDIAVAFNNLELTTFTPYSGTYAGYAIDKGQLSVKLHYKLEGKRLEGDNDITIKKLQLGEKIKSEQAKDLPLGLAIALLSDANGVIQMNLKVKGNLDQPDFSLGNIFWDVLGNTLSKAITSPFSLLASLAGGSEDLDEITFLPGDPDLTQTQQEKLTKLAQALKDRPKLSMNIRGKVNFNEERPILQRQKLERALAKLTGNQVDLDLLEQDKDMQDALAQAYKDRFGEDLGDLADRLHLDEKSAALRAQAVALLQEQQLITAKSLRNLAMRRAQNTKEFLVDAQGITPERLFVLDSQVKEEDKEAKVVLTLDE, encoded by the coding sequence ATGGAGACCACCATGCCCGCATCCCCCCGAGCTCGCCGGTTGCGCTACCTGGTCTACGCACTCCTGCTACTCCTTATCCTCGTTTCCCTGTTGCTGTGGCAAACTCCGCGGCTGATCCAGCGCTACCTGCCCGGCTGGCTGGCCGATCGCTACGGCATTCACCTCACACTTGGCGAGATCGATGTCAGCTTGCGCCACCCCGCTCTGGCCATCGGCCCCAGTGCACTGCTCGATGACAAGCTGCAGCCATTGGTCAGCTTTGACCATCTGCAGGTAATCCCCGAGCTCAAAGCAAGCTGGCAGCAAAAACGCGTGGTACTCAGCGACGTCGCGCTGACCAGGCCGGTGGTGCTGGTGCGGCGACTGAGTGACAAAAAGGGGGACGTTCGGCTCAACCTGACCGATGCGCTGGCAACTCTGTTTGCACCGACACCCGCAACAGAGCCGGAACCGGAAACCGCTCCCGTTATTGTCGATATCGCAAGGATTGCGCTTACCGATGGCCAGCTTGCCTATCTGGATAAGCGCAAGGAGAGCGAACCTGGCTGGGTGCCCTCGCTCAAGCTCGATAAACTGGCGCTGCAACTGGAGGGACTGAGCACATCCGCAGGACACCTCACCGCCTACCAGCTGGCTGCCACTCTCAACGGCAAGAGCCCGCTGAGTGCCCAAGGCAAGCTGGATATCACCAGCGGCATGGGTCAGGGCAAGGCAAGCATCAAGCAACTCGATATCAAGCCCTTTGCCCCACTCTGGGCCCCCTATCTCAAGCTGGCGCTGACCCGGGGTAATGCCGGTGCAGAGGTTGAATATCAACTGAAAAACGGCAAGAAAGGGATCGAGTGGCAATTGTCCAAAGGCAAGCTGGCGCTAGACAACTGGCAAATGAAGCACGACAAGGGTGAGGAGTTTGCCCGCTTCAGCCAGCTAGCGCTCGCTGAACTTGCTGTGGATGGCAGCAAACAATCCCTGCATATCGGCAAAATTACCCTGCAACAGCCACATCTCAAGGCCACCCTCAATGAGCGGCAGGAGCTGGATCTGGCCGAACTATTGATCGATCAGCCACCAGCCAAGCCGAGCAAAGAGAAAAAAGAGAAACCGGCCCCCGCCAGCAAGCCATGGCAGTGGCAGATCAACCAGATTGCCATCAGCAAAGGGGATATCACCCTCACCGAAGCGAGCAGTGGCAAACCATTAGCACGACAGCTATCCGACCTGCAGCTGGCATTAGGCCCGCTGGGCAGCAAGAGCGAACAGCAGAGCAAAGTGGCGCTCTCGACCCGTTTCAACCAGAAGAGTCCCCTCGCCTTTGATGGCCAGCTGACCCTGGCCCCCTTTACCCTCGCTGGCGAGATAACCCAGCAGGCACTTCCTCTTGTGCTGGCCCAGCCCTATCTGAACGATCTGGTGCGGATCAAGGTGAAAGAGGGCGAGCTCAGCAGCAAAACCAAGCTGGCGCTGGCGACCACAGAGCAAGGGGAACTGGGCAAGCTGACTCTGCAAGGAGGGCTAGATGTCCATACCCTCAAGGTGGTCGATCGGGCCGATAACCAGAGACTGCTCGAGATCAATGACCTGAAGCTGACCGGCCTCGATTACGACGGCATCAGCCAGAAGATGAAGATCAAGGATGTGGCGCTGACCAAGCCCTTCGCCCGCATCGAGATCAACGAAAATGGCGTCACCAATATCCAGCAACTGCTGCTGACCGCCCCTGCATCGGCCAAGGGTAAAACCGCCCCCCACCAGAGCAAGAGCAACAAAGCAGCACCCGCATTTCAATTCACCATCGATGAGCTGCGCACCGAACAGGGCAACCTGCGCTTTGCCGACCGCAGCCTGAGCCAGGATTTCGTGGCTGATATCGCTTCGCTGGGCGGTCAGAGCCGCCATATCAGCAACATTCCGGGCCAGCGCTCCGAACTCTCCTTCAATGGCAAGGTGGATCGCTACGCCCCGGTGACCATCCGTGGCGGTACTAACCTGCTGGTCGCCGACCCGGTGCTCGACATTGCTGTCGCCTTCAACAATCTGGAGTTGACCACCTTTACCCCTTACTCGGGCACCTATGCCGGTTACGCCATCGACAAGGGGCAGCTCTCGGTGAAACTGCACTACAAGCTGGAAGGCAAACGGCTGGAAGGAGACAACGACATCACCATCAAAAAATTGCAACTGGGTGAGAAGATCAAGAGTGAACAGGCCAAGGATCTGCCACTCGGTCTGGCCATCGCGCTGCTGAGCGATGCCAACGGTGTCATCCAGATGAACCTCAAGGTGAAGGGCAATCTTGACCAGCCTGACTTCAGCCTCGGCAACATCTTCTGGGATGTGCTTGGCAACACCCTGAGCAAGGCGATCACCTCACCCTTCTCGTTGCTCGCCTCTCTGGCTGGCGGCAGTGAAGATCTCGACGAGATCACCTTTCTGCCGGGCGATCCGGATCTCACCCAGACCCAGCAAGAGAAGCTGACCAAGCTGGCGCAGGCCCTCAAGGATCGCCCCAAGCTCAGCATGAATATCCGCGGCAAGGTCAACTTCAATGAAGAGCGCCCTATCCTGCAACGGCAAAAACTGGAGCGGGCCCTTGCCAAACTCACCGGTAATCAGGTCGATCTCGATCTGCTGGAGCAGGATAAGGATATGCAAGACGCCCTGGCACAAGCCTATAAAGATCGCTTCGGAGAAGATCTGGGAGATCTCGCCGACCGTCTGCATCTTGATGAAAAGAGCGCTGCGCTGCGGGCTCAGGCGGTTGCCCTGCTGCAGGAGCAACAACTCATCACCGCCAAGTCCCTGCGCAATCTCGCCATGCGCCGGGCACAAAACACCAAGGAGTTTTTGGTGGATGCCCAGGGGATCACGCCAGAGCGGCTGTTTGTGCTGGACAGTCAGGTCAAGGAAGAGGACAAGGAGGCCAAAGTGGTACTGACACTGGATGAGTGA